In a genomic window of Myxococcus fulvus:
- a CDS encoding 3-keto-5-aminohexanoate cleavage protein, with protein MSTPMVITAAMVGAETTREQTPHLPITAEEIAEDAVRCREAGAAMVHLHVRTPDGKPSQDAELFRAAIRAIRKRTDVLIQTSTGGAVGMTVDQRCGPLTLTGEDRPDMATLTTGTVNFGEEVFWNPRPLVRDIARRIRALGLRPELECFDVGMIDEARYLAKEGLVDLPAHFDFVLGVPGTLQARPEVLDFMIASLPEGSTWTVAGVGRFQLAFVDEAAKRGGNARVGLEDNIYVSKGVLAKGNWELVAEAARRARAHGREPATPEQARKLLRLS; from the coding sequence ATGAGCACTCCCATGGTCATCACCGCGGCGATGGTGGGCGCGGAGACGACGCGCGAGCAGACGCCGCACCTGCCCATCACCGCCGAGGAGATTGCCGAAGACGCCGTGCGCTGCCGCGAGGCCGGCGCCGCCATGGTGCACCTGCACGTGCGCACGCCCGACGGCAAGCCGTCCCAGGACGCGGAGCTGTTCCGGGCCGCCATCCGCGCCATCCGCAAGCGCACCGACGTGCTCATCCAGACGTCCACCGGTGGCGCGGTGGGCATGACGGTGGACCAGCGCTGCGGGCCGCTGACGCTGACGGGCGAGGACCGGCCGGACATGGCCACGCTCACCACGGGCACCGTCAACTTCGGCGAGGAGGTCTTCTGGAATCCCCGCCCGTTGGTGCGCGACATCGCCAGGCGCATCCGCGCGCTCGGGCTGCGGCCGGAGCTGGAGTGCTTCGACGTGGGCATGATTGACGAGGCCCGCTACCTGGCCAAGGAAGGCCTGGTGGACCTGCCCGCGCACTTCGACTTCGTGCTCGGGGTGCCGGGCACGCTGCAGGCGCGGCCGGAGGTGCTGGACTTCATGATCGCCTCGCTGCCGGAGGGCAGCACCTGGACGGTGGCGGGCGTGGGCCGCTTCCAGCTCGCGTTCGTGGACGAGGCCGCGAAGCGGGGCGGCAACGCGCGCGTGGGCCTGGAGGACAACATCTACGTGTCCAAGGGCGTGCTCGCGAAGGGCAACTGGGAGTTGGTGGCCGAGGCCGCCAGAAGGGCCCGGGCCCACGGCCGGGAGCCCGCGACTCCCGAGCAGGCTCGCAAGCTGCTGCGATTGAGCTGA
- a CDS encoding hotdog fold domain-containing protein, translating into MSTGTKAIIRLRMSSHDAHYGGNLVDGARMLGLFGDVATELCIRADGDEGLFRAYDAVEFLAPVYAGDFIEAEGEIVSAGNTSRKMRFEARKVIRPRPDVNDSAADLLPEPIVVCRASGTCVVPKDKQRGQR; encoded by the coding sequence GTGAGCACGGGAACCAAGGCCATCATCCGCCTGCGCATGAGCAGCCATGACGCGCACTACGGCGGCAACCTGGTGGACGGCGCGCGGATGCTCGGGCTGTTCGGCGACGTGGCCACGGAGCTGTGCATCCGGGCTGACGGCGACGAGGGCCTGTTCCGCGCGTACGACGCGGTGGAGTTCCTGGCGCCGGTGTACGCGGGGGACTTCATCGAGGCGGAGGGCGAGATCGTCAGCGCGGGCAACACGTCGCGCAAGATGCGCTTCGAGGCGCGCAAGGTCATCCGCCCGCGTCCGGATGTGAATGACTCGGCGGCGGACCTGTTGCCGGAGCCCATCGTCGTGTGCCGTGCTTCGGGCACCTGCGTGGTTCCCAAGGACAAGCAGCGAGGTCAGCGATGA
- a CDS encoding OAM dimerization domain-containing protein — translation MVKPSKQIIRPYGDRRDDGVVQLSFTLPVPLSEKAKEAAAVFTRKMGFTDVKVAAAERAADSYTFFIVYARSGVTLDYAEIDVPEVIVKKMSFDDLNAFIKEKVARRIVVFGACTGTDTHTVGIDAILNMKGYAGDYGLERYPGFEAFNLGSQVPNEDLIKRAMAKNADAILVSQVVTQRDVHKDNSRQFIDAAKAAGIHGKVQLLLGGPRVDHKLALELGFDAGFGPGTKPSDVANYIVHALLKKMGKEPQDMHYQGEPT, via the coding sequence ATGGTGAAGCCGAGCAAGCAGATCATCCGCCCTTACGGAGACCGGCGGGACGACGGCGTGGTGCAGCTGTCGTTCACGCTGCCGGTGCCCCTGTCGGAGAAGGCCAAGGAGGCCGCCGCCGTCTTCACGCGCAAGATGGGGTTCACCGACGTGAAGGTGGCCGCCGCCGAGCGCGCCGCGGACAGCTACACGTTCTTCATCGTGTACGCCCGCTCGGGCGTCACGCTGGACTACGCCGAAATCGACGTGCCCGAAGTCATCGTGAAGAAGATGTCCTTCGACGACCTCAACGCCTTCATCAAGGAGAAGGTCGCCCGGCGCATCGTTGTGTTCGGCGCGTGCACCGGCACGGACACGCACACGGTGGGCATCGACGCCATCCTGAACATGAAGGGCTACGCGGGCGACTACGGCCTGGAGCGCTACCCCGGGTTCGAGGCGTTCAACCTGGGCAGCCAGGTGCCCAACGAGGACCTCATCAAGCGGGCCATGGCGAAGAACGCCGACGCCATCCTGGTGAGCCAGGTCGTCACCCAGCGCGACGTGCACAAGGACAACTCGCGCCAGTTCATCGACGCGGCCAAGGCGGCGGGCATCCACGGCAAGGTGCAGTTGCTCCTGGGCGGTCCGCGCGTGGACCACAAGCTGGCGCTGGAGCTGGGCTTCGACGCGGGCTTCGGTCCGGGCACCAAGCCCTCCGACGTGGCCAACTACATCGTCCACGCGCTCCTGAAGAAGATGGGCAAGGAGCCCCAGGACATGCACTACCAGGGAGAGCCCACGTGA
- a CDS encoding lysine 5,6-aminomutase subunit alpha has protein sequence MPGPFIDDAQIAHARTLAEEIVNPIFDLIRRNTTVSIERTVLRFFGISGAGARGVPLANLMVDKLKAAGVLNRGAAYWYGRALHLGAKSPLEAVERLTALPTDKLGPLSPDVEQNLRDEVRSEARSAFEDMKARITAREDLRKQFPMSPAPHKYVIVATGNIYDDVDQARAAAQAGADVIAVIRSTAQSLLDYVPHGATTEGYGGTYATQENFRIMREALDDESRKLKRYIQLTNYSSGLCMSEIAFCAAYEKLDMLLNDAMYGILFRDINMRRTFIDQYFSRRICALAGIIINTGEDNYITTADAYDAAHTVIASQFINECFAKRAGLKDWQLGIGHSYEIDPYRDDTLLLELSQAMLVRRCFPDAPLKYMPPTKHKETDIFFSHAYDVMANLVAIWTRQGIQLLGMMTEAMHTPLLADRYVALKSANYIHRAARGIDEEFTVREDGKIANRAREVFAQAMKLLQECRDEGMVAAIGKGHFGDVKREETGGKGLDGVLEKAPDYFNPFLEILEAQ, from the coding sequence ATGCCAGGCCCGTTCATCGACGACGCGCAGATTGCGCATGCGCGCACTCTGGCGGAGGAGATCGTCAATCCGATCTTCGACCTCATCCGCCGTAACACCACTGTATCCATCGAGCGCACCGTGTTGCGCTTCTTCGGAATCTCCGGAGCAGGCGCGCGAGGGGTGCCGCTCGCCAACCTGATGGTCGACAAGCTCAAGGCCGCGGGGGTGCTCAACCGGGGCGCCGCCTATTGGTATGGCCGCGCGCTCCACCTGGGCGCCAAGAGCCCGCTGGAGGCCGTGGAGCGGCTGACGGCGCTGCCCACCGACAAGCTGGGCCCCCTGTCGCCCGACGTCGAGCAGAACCTGCGCGACGAGGTCCGCTCGGAGGCCCGCTCCGCCTTCGAGGACATGAAGGCGCGAATCACCGCGCGCGAGGACCTGCGCAAGCAGTTCCCCATGTCGCCGGCGCCGCACAAGTACGTCATCGTCGCCACGGGCAACATCTACGACGACGTGGACCAGGCCCGGGCCGCGGCCCAGGCGGGCGCGGACGTCATCGCCGTCATCCGCTCCACCGCGCAGTCGCTGCTCGACTACGTGCCTCACGGCGCGACGACGGAGGGCTACGGCGGCACCTACGCCACCCAGGAGAACTTCCGCATCATGCGCGAGGCCCTGGACGACGAGAGCCGCAAGCTCAAGCGCTACATCCAGCTCACCAACTACTCGTCCGGCCTGTGCATGTCGGAGATCGCCTTCTGCGCGGCCTACGAGAAGCTGGACATGCTGCTCAACGACGCGATGTACGGAATCCTCTTCCGTGACATCAACATGCGGCGCACGTTCATCGACCAGTACTTCAGCCGCCGCATCTGCGCCCTGGCCGGCATCATCATCAACACCGGCGAGGACAACTACATCACCACGGCGGACGCGTACGACGCGGCCCACACCGTCATCGCCAGCCAGTTCATCAACGAGTGCTTCGCCAAGCGCGCGGGCCTCAAGGACTGGCAGCTGGGCATCGGCCACTCGTACGAGATCGACCCGTACCGCGACGACACGCTCCTCTTGGAGCTGTCCCAGGCGATGCTGGTGCGCCGCTGCTTCCCGGACGCGCCGCTCAAGTACATGCCGCCCACCAAGCACAAGGAGACGGACATCTTCTTCAGCCACGCGTACGACGTGATGGCGAACCTGGTGGCCATCTGGACGCGGCAGGGCATCCAGCTGCTCGGCATGATGACCGAGGCCATGCACACGCCGCTGCTCGCGGACCGCTACGTGGCGCTCAAGTCCGCCAACTACATCCACCGCGCGGCGCGGGGCATCGACGAGGAGTTCACCGTCCGCGAGGACGGGAAGATCGCCAACCGGGCGCGCGAGGTGTTCGCCCAGGCGATGAAGCTGCTCCAGGAGTGCCGGGACGAGGGCATGGTGGCCGCCATCGGCAAGGGGCACTTCGGCGACGTCAAGCGCGAGGAGACCGGCGGCAAGGGTCTGGACGGCGTGCTGGAGAAGGCCCCCGATTACTTCAACCCGTTCCTGGAAATCCTGGAGGCACAATGA
- a CDS encoding catalase yields MKTRSLLLSAVLLSGPALAANPPPLTTDTGATVGTNQSSKTAGPRGGILLEDFHLIEKLARFDRERIPERVVHARGAGAYGVFESYGNFSHLTRASLFANKGKKTPMFVRFSTVIHPSGSPETLRDPRGFALKFYTDDGNWDLVGNNLPVFFIRDAIKFPDMVHSLKPSPVTNKQDPNRFFDFFSHLPESTHMLTQVYSDIGIPANYRQMNGHGVHAFKFVNAKGEFKYVKFNWASQQGVKSLTNEEAARVAGEDHQNATTDLYTSIGAGKFPSWELSAQVLDPKDLDSFAFNPLDPTKVWPEDRAPSVKLGKFTLNKLPDNFFEETEQAAFSPGVQPSGIEPSEDRLLQGRLFSYADTQRYRVGANYQSLPVNRARASVNNNNQAGAMNVANTKSDVNYEPSIARESQEAPQHLFSRLPLSGTSQQQPIEKTDNFSQAGAFYAALDPAARERLVKNLAADLGQVRDARVKARMVGHFFVANEEYGTKLAKAVNVKVDDARAAVAPLATR; encoded by the coding sequence ATGAAGACGCGTTCGCTGCTGCTGTCCGCCGTACTGCTGAGTGGTCCCGCGCTCGCGGCCAACCCGCCGCCGCTCACCACGGACACGGGTGCCACCGTGGGCACCAACCAGAGCTCCAAGACGGCGGGTCCGCGCGGCGGAATCCTGCTGGAGGACTTCCACCTCATCGAGAAGCTGGCGCGGTTCGACCGCGAGCGCATCCCCGAGCGCGTGGTGCATGCGCGTGGCGCGGGCGCGTACGGCGTCTTCGAGAGCTACGGCAACTTCTCCCACCTGACGCGTGCGTCGCTCTTCGCCAACAAGGGGAAGAAGACGCCGATGTTCGTGCGCTTCTCCACCGTCATCCATCCGTCCGGCTCGCCGGAGACGCTGAGGGACCCGCGCGGCTTCGCGCTCAAGTTCTACACGGATGACGGCAACTGGGACCTGGTGGGCAACAACCTGCCGGTCTTCTTCATCCGCGACGCCATCAAGTTCCCGGACATGGTGCACTCGCTCAAGCCGTCGCCCGTCACCAACAAGCAGGACCCGAACCGCTTCTTCGACTTCTTCTCCCACCTCCCCGAGTCCACGCACATGCTGACGCAGGTGTACTCGGACATCGGAATCCCGGCGAACTACCGGCAGATGAACGGGCACGGCGTGCACGCGTTCAAGTTCGTCAACGCCAAGGGCGAGTTCAAGTACGTGAAGTTCAACTGGGCCTCGCAGCAGGGCGTCAAGAGCCTCACCAACGAGGAGGCCGCCAGGGTCGCCGGTGAGGACCACCAGAACGCCACCACGGACCTGTACACCTCCATCGGCGCGGGTAAGTTCCCCTCGTGGGAGCTGTCCGCGCAGGTGCTGGACCCGAAGGACCTGGACAGCTTCGCGTTCAACCCGTTGGACCCGACGAAGGTCTGGCCCGAGGACAGGGCGCCCTCCGTCAAGCTGGGCAAGTTCACGCTCAACAAGCTGCCGGACAACTTCTTCGAGGAGACCGAGCAGGCGGCGTTCTCCCCCGGCGTGCAGCCCTCCGGCATCGAGCCGTCCGAGGACCGCCTGCTGCAGGGCCGGCTCTTCTCCTACGCGGACACGCAGCGCTACCGCGTGGGCGCCAACTACCAGTCGCTGCCCGTCAACCGCGCGCGCGCCTCGGTGAACAACAACAACCAGGCCGGCGCCATGAACGTGGCGAACACGAAGTCGGACGTGAACTACGAGCCGAGCATCGCCCGCGAGTCGCAGGAGGCCCCCCAGCACCTGTTCTCGCGGCTGCCCCTGTCCGGCACCTCGCAGCAGCAGCCCATCGAGAAGACGGACAACTTCTCGCAGGCGGGCGCGTTCTACGCGGCGTTGGATCCGGCGGCCCGTGAGCGCCTGGTGAAGAACCTGGCCGCGGACCTGGGCCAGGTGCGTGATGCCCGCGTGAAGGCGCGCATGGTGGGCCACTTCTTCGTCGCCAACGAGGAGTACGGCACCAAGCTCGCCAAGGCGGTGAACGTGAAGGTGGATGACGCTCGCGCCGCCGTGGCGCCGCTGGCCACCCGCTGA
- a CDS encoding ankyrin repeat domain-containing protein, which translates to MFRKLLLGALGLLVLVCVVVMGAWYSLKAAPMPQGRLLAASEAERYLLAAARVGDTEVVSGLVKAGASAEARDERGFTPLILAAYHGHLDTVRVLLAAGVDACAGDKRGNTALMGAAFKGHADIVALLNAQPCAVDQANSLGQTALMFASLFGRQEVVDALRQKGASEEVKDASGRSAADWARTQSAPQAPVAPAPPAAEEDTSAAR; encoded by the coding sequence ATGTTCCGCAAGTTGCTCCTCGGAGCCCTCGGCCTGCTGGTGCTGGTGTGCGTGGTGGTGATGGGCGCGTGGTACTCGCTGAAGGCGGCGCCCATGCCCCAGGGACGTCTGCTCGCCGCGAGCGAGGCGGAGCGCTACCTGCTCGCCGCCGCGCGTGTCGGTGACACGGAGGTCGTCTCCGGGCTGGTGAAGGCGGGCGCGTCCGCCGAGGCGCGAGACGAGCGAGGCTTCACGCCGCTCATCCTCGCCGCGTACCACGGCCATCTGGACACCGTGCGCGTGTTGCTCGCGGCCGGTGTGGATGCGTGCGCAGGAGACAAGCGCGGCAACACCGCGCTGATGGGTGCGGCCTTCAAGGGCCACGCGGACATCGTCGCGCTGCTCAACGCGCAGCCGTGCGCCGTGGACCAGGCGAACAGCCTCGGCCAGACGGCGCTGATGTTCGCCTCGCTCTTCGGTCGGCAGGAGGTGGTGGACGCGCTCCGACAGAAGGGCGCATCCGAGGAGGTCAAGGATGCCAGCGGACGCAGCGCCGCCGACTGGGCCCGGACGCAGAGCGCGCCCCAGGCCCCCGTGGCGCCCGCCCCTCCTGCGGCAGAGGAGGACACCTCCGCCGCGAGATAG
- a CDS encoding L-erythro-3,5-diaminohexanoate dehydrogenase gives MSNDLYGLSRVVGEKGVLPQRARKLDPSLPCRDSEVLIDVESLNIDAASFKQIKGEVGGDPARIGARIQEIVLERGKMQNPVTGSGGMLIGRVKEIGAKHPARGQLQVGDRIATLVSLTLTPLVIEEVKAVHVDIDRLDIRGHALLFATGIFAKLPSDLPDTLALAALDVCGAPALVARYVRPGMTVAVLGAGKSGALCLAQARRNLESRGKLIAMDVSQPALDALTAIGLCDVALKVDATQGVDVMEAVSQATGGQLCDLVVNCASVGNTEMATILSVKDGGTAIFFSMATSFTTAALGAEGVGKDVTMLVGNGYVPGHASLTLALLRTEPALLQLFATRYV, from the coding sequence ATGAGCAACGACCTCTACGGGCTGTCCCGCGTCGTCGGCGAGAAGGGCGTGCTGCCCCAACGCGCGCGCAAGCTGGACCCCTCGCTGCCGTGCCGTGATTCGGAGGTGCTCATCGACGTGGAGAGCCTCAACATCGACGCGGCGTCCTTCAAGCAGATCAAGGGCGAGGTGGGCGGAGACCCGGCGCGCATCGGCGCACGCATCCAGGAGATCGTCCTGGAGCGCGGGAAGATGCAGAACCCGGTGACGGGCTCGGGCGGCATGTTGATTGGCCGGGTGAAGGAGATTGGCGCGAAGCACCCCGCGCGAGGGCAGCTCCAGGTGGGCGACCGCATCGCCACGCTGGTGAGCCTGACGCTGACGCCGCTGGTCATCGAGGAGGTGAAGGCGGTCCACGTGGACATCGACCGCCTGGACATCCGAGGCCACGCGCTGCTCTTCGCCACGGGCATCTTCGCGAAGCTGCCGTCGGACCTCCCGGATACGCTGGCGCTGGCGGCGCTCGACGTGTGTGGCGCGCCCGCGCTGGTGGCGCGCTACGTGCGGCCGGGCATGACGGTGGCGGTGCTGGGCGCGGGCAAGAGCGGCGCGCTGTGTCTGGCGCAGGCGCGGCGCAACCTGGAGAGCCGGGGCAAGCTCATCGCGATGGACGTGTCGCAGCCGGCGCTGGACGCGCTGACGGCCATCGGCCTGTGTGACGTCGCGCTGAAGGTGGACGCGACGCAGGGCGTGGACGTGATGGAGGCGGTGAGCCAGGCCACCGGCGGTCAGCTCTGTGACCTGGTGGTGAACTGCGCCAGCGTGGGCAACACGGAGATGGCCACCATCCTCTCGGTGAAGGACGGCGGCACGGCCATCTTCTTCTCCATGGCCACCAGCTTCACCACGGCCGCGCTCGGCGCGGAGGGCGTGGGCAAGGACGTCACCATGCTGGTGGGCAACGGCTACGTGCCCGGCCACGCCTCGCTCACCCTGGCCCTGCTGCGCACCGAGCCCGCGCTGCTCCAGCTCTTCGCCACGCGCTACGTCTGA
- a CDS encoding alpha/beta hydrolase — MKGLLETREVQSPALESNPLGDPARRKLTVYLPPGYAESDRRYPAVYFLHAFGNSGGTWTNASGFAPSVPERLDALIESGAVPPVVGVFPDAWTSLGGSQWINSDAIGRYRDYLAKDIVGFVDRTFRTLPKAASRAVLGHSSGGYGALVMGRYHPELFSLLGAHSADAYFEYCYLPDLPKAASSLLKSGGIESWQGEFRQRVRETKMRGDDFPVVNTLAMAAAYSPKKGEPLNLELPFDAQTGRLKLDVWNRWLVHDPVRFVPKFLDAFRKLKGIFIDCGTRDEFNLRWGTRMLADDLKNAGVDLVHEEFEDGHSGVSYRFERSLSVLLPRLSQE, encoded by the coding sequence ATGAAGGGATTGCTGGAGACGCGCGAGGTGCAGTCGCCCGCGCTGGAGTCCAACCCGCTGGGCGACCCGGCCCGGCGCAAGCTCACCGTGTACCTGCCTCCGGGGTACGCCGAGTCGGACCGGCGCTACCCGGCCGTGTACTTCCTGCACGCGTTCGGCAACAGCGGGGGCACGTGGACCAACGCCTCGGGCTTCGCGCCGTCCGTGCCCGAGCGGCTGGACGCGCTCATCGAGTCCGGCGCGGTGCCTCCCGTGGTGGGCGTGTTCCCCGACGCCTGGACGTCGCTCGGCGGCAGCCAGTGGATCAACAGCGACGCCATCGGCCGGTACCGCGACTACCTGGCCAAGGACATCGTCGGCTTCGTGGACCGCACCTTCCGCACGCTGCCCAAGGCGGCGTCGCGCGCGGTGCTGGGGCACAGCTCGGGCGGCTACGGCGCGCTGGTGATGGGGCGCTACCACCCGGAGCTCTTCTCGCTCCTGGGCGCGCACTCGGCGGACGCCTATTTCGAGTACTGCTACCTGCCGGACCTCCCGAAGGCGGCCAGCTCGCTCCTGAAGTCGGGCGGCATCGAGTCCTGGCAGGGCGAGTTCCGTCAGCGCGTGCGCGAGACGAAGATGCGCGGTGACGACTTCCCGGTGGTGAACACGCTGGCGATGGCGGCGGCGTACTCGCCGAAGAAGGGCGAGCCGCTCAACCTGGAGCTGCCCTTCGACGCGCAGACGGGCCGGCTGAAGCTGGACGTGTGGAACCGGTGGCTGGTGCACGACCCGGTGCGCTTCGTGCCCAAGTTCCTGGATGCCTTCCGCAAGCTGAAGGGCATCTTCATCGACTGCGGAACGCGCGACGAGTTCAACCTGCGCTGGGGCACGCGCATGCTGGCGGACGACCTCAAGAACGCGGGCGTGGACCTGGTGCACGAGGAGTTCGAGGACGGCCACTCCGGCGTGTCCTATCGCTTCGAGCGCTCGCTCTCGGTGTTGTTGCCCCGGCTCTCCCAGGAGTAG
- a CDS encoding uracil-DNA glycosylase produces the protein MNDDSPEATQELSAVLEDVRRHLLWQEDGGGRLLMIDAKAAAELQRLTPSLRSRFARPGPATEPAPAERRPAPSAPPSRPMDAAPGPSAPGTSRFERPVGTAPTSAPIHATPSLPSRPLASAPESAPRAPGPTPTTPAPARAAAPASNGMLLDVPRSSPTGSGALPGVVDGERPTLDQVRRELGDCQRCKLCTGRKNIVFGSGNPRAELVFVGEGPGENEDLQGFPFVGAAGDLLTKMIEAMGFRRDDVYICNVVKCRPPGNRNPEPDEIAACEPFLRAQLAALQPKVVVALGKFAAQTLLRDSTPITRMRGAWRVYEGVQLMPTFHPAYLLRNPAEKRKAWEDLQAVMKIFGKNPGSRA, from the coding sequence GTGAACGACGATTCGCCCGAAGCCACGCAGGAACTGAGCGCCGTGCTGGAGGATGTGCGCCGTCACCTGCTCTGGCAGGAGGACGGTGGCGGGCGCCTGCTGATGATCGACGCCAAGGCGGCGGCCGAGCTCCAGCGCCTGACGCCCTCCTTGCGCTCCCGGTTCGCCCGTCCGGGGCCAGCGACCGAGCCCGCACCGGCCGAGCGCAGGCCCGCCCCCTCCGCGCCGCCCTCGCGTCCGATGGATGCGGCGCCAGGCCCGAGCGCCCCGGGCACCTCGCGCTTCGAGCGGCCCGTGGGCACCGCTCCCACGAGCGCTCCTATCCACGCGACTCCTTCGCTGCCCAGCCGTCCACTGGCCTCTGCTCCGGAGTCCGCGCCCCGCGCGCCGGGCCCGACCCCCACGACGCCTGCGCCGGCGCGAGCGGCCGCGCCCGCCTCGAACGGGATGCTCCTGGACGTGCCGAGGTCGTCCCCCACGGGCAGCGGAGCGCTGCCCGGCGTGGTCGACGGCGAGCGGCCGACGCTGGACCAGGTGCGCCGGGAGCTGGGCGACTGCCAGCGCTGCAAGCTGTGCACGGGGCGCAAGAACATCGTCTTCGGCTCGGGCAACCCCCGCGCGGAGCTCGTCTTCGTGGGCGAGGGCCCGGGCGAGAACGAGGACCTGCAGGGCTTCCCGTTCGTGGGCGCCGCGGGTGACCTGCTCACGAAGATGATCGAGGCGATGGGCTTCCGTCGCGACGACGTCTACATCTGCAACGTGGTGAAGTGCCGGCCCCCGGGCAACCGGAACCCGGAGCCGGACGAAATCGCCGCGTGCGAGCCCTTCCTGCGCGCGCAGCTCGCGGCCCTCCAGCCGAAGGTGGTGGTGGCGCTGGGCAAGTTCGCGGCGCAGACGCTGCTTCGAGATTCAACGCCCATCACCCGCATGCGCGGGGCCTGGCGCGTCTACGAGGGCGTTCAGCTCATGCCCACCTTCCACCCCGCGTACCTGCTCCGCAATCCCGCGGAGAAGCGCAAGGCGTGGGAGGACCTGCAAGCCGTGATGAAGATATTCGGCAAGAACCCGGGCTCGCGCGCGTAG
- the coaBC gene encoding bifunctional phosphopantothenoylcysteine decarboxylase/phosphopantothenate--cysteine ligase CoaBC, translating into MDVTALKGRRIVVGVAGGIAAYKACELVRELGRAGAEVRVAMTEAARQFVTPLTFQALSGHPVLTDYFDPSQEGNFGHLDLARWAEAFVVAPATADLLARVRAGMANDAVTTSLLAFRGPVVLAPAMNVAMWDNAQTQENVAALAAHARFSFVGPGAGLLACGDVGEGRLADVPAIVAGVAARFAPGPLAGKRVLLTAGPTREFLDPVRFISNPSTGKMGLALAHAARALGASVTVVLGPVGAVDRTGLEVVDVVSAEEMAREVLSRVAESDAFIATAAVSDWRPETRAPQKVKKGSIAGPETLKLVRTPDVLAEASRKVAGQARRPVLVGFAAETERVVEHAREKLERKALDAIVANDVTAPGAGFGTDTNRVTVLTRTGAPRELQGTKDAVARSILELLLVQRAASSV; encoded by the coding sequence ATGGACGTGACCGCGTTGAAGGGCCGTCGCATCGTGGTGGGTGTGGCCGGTGGTATCGCCGCGTACAAGGCCTGTGAGCTCGTGCGCGAATTGGGGCGCGCGGGCGCCGAGGTGCGCGTGGCCATGACGGAGGCCGCTCGGCAGTTCGTCACCCCGCTGACCTTCCAGGCGCTCAGCGGGCATCCCGTGCTCACCGACTACTTCGACCCCTCGCAGGAGGGGAACTTCGGCCACCTGGACCTGGCGCGGTGGGCGGAGGCGTTCGTGGTGGCGCCGGCCACGGCGGACCTGCTGGCGCGGGTGCGCGCGGGCATGGCGAACGACGCCGTGACGACCTCGCTCCTGGCCTTCCGAGGGCCCGTGGTGCTCGCTCCGGCGATGAACGTCGCCATGTGGGACAACGCCCAGACGCAGGAGAACGTGGCGGCGCTGGCGGCGCACGCGCGCTTCAGCTTCGTGGGGCCGGGGGCGGGGCTCCTGGCCTGTGGTGACGTGGGCGAGGGGCGACTGGCGGACGTGCCGGCCATCGTGGCGGGAGTCGCCGCGCGCTTCGCGCCGGGGCCGCTCGCGGGCAAGCGGGTGCTGCTGACGGCGGGGCCCACGCGTGAGTTCCTGGACCCGGTGCGGTTCATCTCCAATCCCTCCACGGGGAAGATGGGGCTGGCGCTGGCGCATGCGGCACGTGCGCTGGGGGCCTCGGTGACGGTGGTGCTGGGGCCGGTGGGCGCGGTGGACCGCACGGGGCTGGAGGTGGTGGACGTCGTCTCCGCGGAGGAGATGGCGCGCGAGGTGTTGAGCCGCGTCGCCGAGTCCGACGCATTCATCGCCACGGCGGCCGTGAGTGACTGGCGGCCGGAGACGCGCGCACCGCAGAAGGTGAAGAAGGGCTCGATTGCGGGGCCGGAGACGCTGAAGCTGGTGCGCACGCCGGACGTGCTGGCCGAGGCCTCGCGGAAGGTGGCGGGGCAGGCGCGGCGGCCGGTGCTGGTGGGGTTCGCGGCGGAGACGGAGCGGGTGGTGGAGCACGCGCGTGAGAAGCTGGAGCGCAAGGCACTGGACGCCATCGTCGCCAACGACGTGACGGCGCCCGGCGCGGGCTTCGGCACGGACACGAACCGGGTGACGGTGTTGACCCGGACCGGCGCGCCGCGGGAGCTCCAGGGCACCAAGGACGCCGTGGCCCGGAGCATCCTCGAGCTCCTGTTGGTGCAGCGCGCTGCTTCCAGCGTGTGA